From a single Pelmatolapia mariae isolate MD_Pm_ZW linkage group LG20, Pm_UMD_F_2, whole genome shotgun sequence genomic region:
- the zbtb48 gene encoding telomere zinc finger-associated protein isoform X1 translates to MESAIYSEAGGMSAAESNHAQRVLFALNQQRAVGRFCDAALNVGDGVVFLAHRNILACFSELLQQSNVPSATEFCLQGCPSDGLELLLNFVYTGELKLDPHNLDRVQQAAASLCVPEALTRCQQFKETSKEPVPVKRKRGRPRKSASDINPVKEENLIKVTKDEPTINTAAASFTTSATTTATTTRSGRVVKGPRRLVTIDESPTTENELAPPLLVEKEVGDAVVEQNQNSAQLAGETEVTELQINDNVISQVSGGGQAEDDNDDMGIPEEIPEDTDEEYVPAAEPASSTTSPSTSTGQKCKAQSQTNKNKNGQAMEDDSKKASVQCPICFKAFKSKYYLKVHNRRHTGEKPFGCLKCGKRYYRKENLLIHEMRDCASVLTYTCFTCSSTFNTKEALRLHTVTHTGEMPHKCSTCPEQFMYKKNLTVHMMKVHGYPKPHACSQCPKTFLTRAELRVHEAAKHRGEKPFVCEECGHRASSRNGLQMHIKAIHRNERPFVCNSCGHAFSQKNNLNMHLRIHSGERPYQCHLCGKTFRTQASLDKHHRTHTGERPFGCDVCEQRFTEKGALLRHKASKHEEGRPHCCHICGKTFKAREQLRVHLRRHKGMRKFECVDCGYKFTRQAHLRRHIQIHKRTENYNPRQRKLRNVIVQDVDGSPVETEAPKSEEASLICDGSTQESTNQGADPSTGLTSGCIVRVVIESSDAVMEEVISNQNLGEVESAQTFPVPQVLQQTQLVTEPYESTIDMEGIVENLSESKT, encoded by the exons ATGGAATCAG CCATCTACAGTGAAGCAGGAGGGATGTCTGCAGCAGAGAGCAACCATGCGCAACGTGTCCTGTTCGCCCTGaaccagcagagggcagtggGCAGGTTTTGTGATGCAGCACTGAATGTGGGAGATGGGGTAGTGTTCCTTGCTCATCGCAACATCCTTGCCTGCTTCAGTGAACTCCTCCAGCAGTCAAACGTGCCTTCTGCAACAGAGTTCTGCCTGCAGGGATGCCCCAGTGATGGCTTGGAGCTGCTCCTAAACTTTGTCTACACCGGAGAGCTGAAGTTGGATCCTCACAATCTGGACAGAGTCCAGCAGGCAGCAGCCAGCCTGTGCGTACCAGAGGCACTCACACGCTGTCAGCAGTTCAAGGAGACCTCTAAGGAGCCTGTGCCTGTCAAGCGTAAAAGAGGTAGACCTAGAAAATCTGCCTCAGACATCAACCCAGTCAAAGAGGAGAACTTAATTAAAGTCACAAAAGATGAGCCCACTATTAATACTGCTGCAGCCAGTTTTACCACTTCTGCCACTACTACAGCAACCACCACACGCTCTGGCCGAGTAGTGAAGGGTCCCAGGCGACTAGTGACTATCGATGAGAGCCCTACAACTGAAAACGAGTTGGCCCCGCCTCTTCTTGTGGAGAAAGAAGTTGGTGATGCAGTTgttgagcaaaaccaaaactcAGCTCAGCTAGCTGGTGAAACTGAG GTAACGGAGCTGCAGATTAACGACAATGTTATTAGCCAGGTAAGTGGGGGAGGGCAAGCAGAAGACGATAATGATGACATGGGTATTCCGGAGGAGATTCCCGAAGACACAGATGAGGAGTATGTGCCTGCTGCTGAGCCTGCTTCCTCAACCACATCCCCGTCTACGTCGACCGGACAGAAATGCAAGGCCCAgagtcaaacaaacaaaaacaagaatggTCAGGCGATGGAGGACGATTCTAAGAAGGCCTCCGTGCAGTGTCCCATCTGCTTCAAAGCCTTCAAGAGCAAATACTACCTCAAGGTTCACAACAG GAGGCATACAGGGGAGAAGCCCTTCGGTTGTCTTAAATGTGGAAAACGGTACTACAGGAAGGAGAACCTTTTGATACACGAGATGCGAGACTGTGCTAGTGTGCTG ACATACACCTGCTTCACTTGTTCTTCTACATTTAACACAAAAGAAGCGCTACGATTGCATACTGTCACCCACACAGGAGAAATGCCCCACAAG TGTtcaacatgtcctgaacaaTTTATGTACAAGAAAAACTTGACGGTTCATATGATGAAGGTGCACGGTTACCCCAAACCACATGCA TGTTCCCAGTGTCCCAAAACCTTCTTAACACGTGCGGAGCTGCGTGTGCACGAAGCCGCCAAGCATCGTGGAGAAAAGCCGTTTGTGTGCGAGGAGTGTGGCCATCGGGCATCTAGTAGAAACGGCCTGCAGATGCATATCAAAGCTATCCACAG AAATGAGCGCCCTTTTGTCTGTAACTCGTGTGGCCACGCCTTCTCCCAAAAGAACAACCTCAACATGCATCTGCGTATACACAGTGGCGAGAGGCCATACCAGTGTCACCTCTGCGGGAAAACCTTTAGGACACAAG CCAGTCTGGATAAACACCACCGGACTCACACCGGCGAGCGGCCCTTCGGCTGTGATGTCTGTGAGCAGCGCTTCACAGAGAAAGGCGCTCTTCTCCGACACAAGGCCAGCAAGCACGAGGAAGGCCGCCCCCACTGCTGTCACATCTGCGGTAAAACCTTCAAAG CGAGGGAACAGCTGCGTGTCCACCTGCGTCGTCATAAAGGCATGAGGAAGTTTGAGTGTGTAGACTGCGGCTACAAGTTCACTCGACAG GCACATCTGCGGCGTCACATTCAAATTCACAAGCGCACTGAGAACTACAACCCGCGGCAGAGGAAGCTGAGGAATGTGATTGTGCAAGATGTGGATGGAAGTCCGGTCGAGACCGAAGCTCCCAAATCGGAGGAGGCCTCGCTGATCTGTGACGGGTCCACTCAGGAGTCCACAAACCAAGGAGCTGACCCCTCAACAGGTCTCACCTCTGGCTGCATCGTGAGGGTTGTGATTGAGTCGAGTGAtgcggtgatggaggaggttaTTTCTAACCAGAACTTGGGAGAGGTTGAATCCGCGCAGACCTTTCCTGTGCCGCAAGTGTTGCAGCAAACACAGCTGGTTACCGAGCCCTATGAGTCCACGATAGACATGGAGGGAATTGTTGAGAATTTGTCAGAGAGCAAGACCTGA
- the nol9 gene encoding polynucleotide 5'-hydroxyl-kinase NOL9, whose translation MKVNKHAEVKHKSQKWKDAKGKRCRPPVSSSNINSSPVVISMVKEHQESVRKKPSVKRLKNKVKSVSNHKNGSSESGIKKTHAQANGSSVFTMDNDSDDSQDWKEYSQSVHGNGMETSDNTEDVQRDRLEGEALHHCAQRDDRQNCTVLVMQKDQTLCFRGKCLLTCLYGRVEVMGFTIEEGQQSYSLFSPASHCPLSIRGLESIRALESRNEASHILQKYLPQASRKKLLKSITTNSSIILLEPIETPMTRFLSSFPDLRQLFNLPMTELMSAVLDTPLNGLGMIPLDSNIEGLKMSKSYRHALNTLVSVCKGDIDGCPVILVCGTKNVGKSTFIRVLINTLLNYTASVEYLEGDLGQTEFTPAGCLSLLTVREPLLGPPFTHQQTPDHMIYYGQSSCDSDLDRYVESLKSLWCRRSQTREAPIIINTMGWVKGFGFKLLVDMIRFFPVSHVVQLSHSGVNQCPALTPDFLRTANGFQTHPPTQTALDEFTESHSPPRIYSHISIQAEFQGVGSQGTAKHQRSNEQRDLSLLAYLSQLQCPDPGPVRPLHSLTPYQVPHTAIALGVTHGDVVPSHMFHASSGSLVGLCCLAEKVASKGGPVFLSQAPICPCVGFGVLRGIDMARGLYFLLTPVDPSVLRKVNCLLFGAISVPSCILTTQLGIDGEMPYITADYSFDLTGAGKLRVFKGMTRPSQVGMQ comes from the exons ATGAAAGTGAACAAACACGCAGAGGTAAAACATAAATCTCAGAAGTGGAAAGATGCGAAGGGAAAACGGTGCAGACCTCCTGTCAGTTCATCCAATATAAACTCTAGCCCTGTGGTGATCAGCATGGTGAAGGAGCACCAGGAGTCTGTAAGGAAAAAACCATCTGTCAAGAGactgaaaaataaagtgaaGTCTGTCTCTAACCACAAGAATGGCTCTTCTGAGTCTGGAATTAAGAAGACACATGCTCAGGCTAATGGAAGCTCAGTGTTTACCATGGACAATGACTCAGATGACTCACAGGACTGGAAGGAGTATTCCCAGTCAGTGCATGGGAATGGTATGGAGACCTCAGATAACACTGAGGATGTCCAGAGAGATAGATTGGAGGGAGAGGCTCTGCATCACTGTGCGCAGAGAGACGATCGACAGAACTGCACAGTACTTGTCATGCAGAAGGATCAG ACGCTGTGTTTCCGCGGGAAGTGCCTTCTGACCTGTCTTTATGGTCGTGTAGAAGTTATGGGATTTACCATCGAAGAGGGTCAGCAGTCATATTCGCTTTTCTCCCCAGCGTCACATTGTCCACTGAGTATTAGAGGATTAGAAAGCATCAGAGCGTTGGAAAGTAGAAACGAGGCATCACACATCCTCCAAAAGTATCTTCCACAAG CATCACGAAAGAAGCTGTTAAAAAGCATAACGACAAATTCGTCCATCATCCTGCTGGAACCCATCGAGACGCCTATGACACGGTTTCTTTCCAGCTTTCCAGATCTCCGCCAATTGTTCAACCTCCCCATG ACTGAACTCATGTCAGCTGTTCTTGACACTCCACTCAACGGTTTGGGTATGATTCCTCTCGACAGCAACATTGAAGGGCTGAAAATGTCGAAGAGCTACAGACATGCTCTTAACACACTAGTCAGTGTGTGCAAAG GAGACATAGATGGCTGTCCTGTTATCCTGGTGTGCGGGACCAAGAATGTTGGAAAGTCAACATTTATCCGCGTGCTCATTAACACCTTGCTGAATTA cACTGCTAGTGTCGAATATTTGGAAGGTGACCTCGGTCAAACAGAATTCACCCCTGCTGGTTGCCTGTCTCTCCTCACTGTCAGAGAACCCCTTTTAG GTCCTCCTTTCACACATCAGCAGACGCCAGACCACATGATCTACTACGGTCAGTCATCATGCGACTCAGACCTGGATCGATATGTGGAATCTCTTAAATCCTTATGGTGCAGAAGATCCCAGACCAGAGAGGCTCCGATTATTATCAACACCATGGgctgggtcaaag GATTTGGATTCAAGCTGCTGGTTGACATGATCCGCTTCTTCCCAGTTTCCCATGTTGTCCAGCTCAGTCACAGTGGCGTCAATCAGTGCCCCGCCCTCACTCCAGACTTTCTGAGGACGGCAAATGGCTTTCAGACTCACCCACCCACCCAGACCGCTCTGGATGAGTTTACTGAAAGCCACAGCCCCCCAAGAATCTACAGTCACATTAGCATTCAAGCAGAGTTTCAAGGAGTTGGGAGTCAAGGAACAGC gaaacaccagcGTAGTAATGAGCAGAGAGATCTGTCTCTCCTGGCCTATCTGAGTCAGCTGCAGTGTCCGGACCCTGGACCAGTCAGACCTCTGCACAGCCTCACACCATACCAG GTTCCACACACAGCGATTGCGTTAGGTGTTACCCACGGCGACGTGGTGCCCTCGCACATGTTTCATGCTTCCAGTGGTAGTCTGGTAGGACTCTGCTGCCTGGCAGAGAAAGTAGCAAGCAAGGGAGGGCCAGTCTTTCTTTCCCAGGCACCCATCTGCCCATGTGTGGGATTTG GGGTCCTCCGAGGTATTGACATGGCACGGGGTCTGTACTTCCTGCTGACGCCTGTAGATCCGTCAGTTCTTCGTAAAGTCAACTGTCTCCTCTTTGGAGCAATTTCAGTGCCGTCATGTATCCTCACAACACAG
- the zbtb48 gene encoding telomere zinc finger-associated protein isoform X2 — protein sequence MSAAESNHAQRVLFALNQQRAVGRFCDAALNVGDGVVFLAHRNILACFSELLQQSNVPSATEFCLQGCPSDGLELLLNFVYTGELKLDPHNLDRVQQAAASLCVPEALTRCQQFKETSKEPVPVKRKRGRPRKSASDINPVKEENLIKVTKDEPTINTAAASFTTSATTTATTTRSGRVVKGPRRLVTIDESPTTENELAPPLLVEKEVGDAVVEQNQNSAQLAGETEVTELQINDNVISQVSGGGQAEDDNDDMGIPEEIPEDTDEEYVPAAEPASSTTSPSTSTGQKCKAQSQTNKNKNGQAMEDDSKKASVQCPICFKAFKSKYYLKVHNRRHTGEKPFGCLKCGKRYYRKENLLIHEMRDCASVLTYTCFTCSSTFNTKEALRLHTVTHTGEMPHKCSTCPEQFMYKKNLTVHMMKVHGYPKPHACSQCPKTFLTRAELRVHEAAKHRGEKPFVCEECGHRASSRNGLQMHIKAIHRNERPFVCNSCGHAFSQKNNLNMHLRIHSGERPYQCHLCGKTFRTQASLDKHHRTHTGERPFGCDVCEQRFTEKGALLRHKASKHEEGRPHCCHICGKTFKAREQLRVHLRRHKGMRKFECVDCGYKFTRQAHLRRHIQIHKRTENYNPRQRKLRNVIVQDVDGSPVETEAPKSEEASLICDGSTQESTNQGADPSTGLTSGCIVRVVIESSDAVMEEVISNQNLGEVESAQTFPVPQVLQQTQLVTEPYESTIDMEGIVENLSESKT from the exons ATGTCTGCAGCAGAGAGCAACCATGCGCAACGTGTCCTGTTCGCCCTGaaccagcagagggcagtggGCAGGTTTTGTGATGCAGCACTGAATGTGGGAGATGGGGTAGTGTTCCTTGCTCATCGCAACATCCTTGCCTGCTTCAGTGAACTCCTCCAGCAGTCAAACGTGCCTTCTGCAACAGAGTTCTGCCTGCAGGGATGCCCCAGTGATGGCTTGGAGCTGCTCCTAAACTTTGTCTACACCGGAGAGCTGAAGTTGGATCCTCACAATCTGGACAGAGTCCAGCAGGCAGCAGCCAGCCTGTGCGTACCAGAGGCACTCACACGCTGTCAGCAGTTCAAGGAGACCTCTAAGGAGCCTGTGCCTGTCAAGCGTAAAAGAGGTAGACCTAGAAAATCTGCCTCAGACATCAACCCAGTCAAAGAGGAGAACTTAATTAAAGTCACAAAAGATGAGCCCACTATTAATACTGCTGCAGCCAGTTTTACCACTTCTGCCACTACTACAGCAACCACCACACGCTCTGGCCGAGTAGTGAAGGGTCCCAGGCGACTAGTGACTATCGATGAGAGCCCTACAACTGAAAACGAGTTGGCCCCGCCTCTTCTTGTGGAGAAAGAAGTTGGTGATGCAGTTgttgagcaaaaccaaaactcAGCTCAGCTAGCTGGTGAAACTGAG GTAACGGAGCTGCAGATTAACGACAATGTTATTAGCCAGGTAAGTGGGGGAGGGCAAGCAGAAGACGATAATGATGACATGGGTATTCCGGAGGAGATTCCCGAAGACACAGATGAGGAGTATGTGCCTGCTGCTGAGCCTGCTTCCTCAACCACATCCCCGTCTACGTCGACCGGACAGAAATGCAAGGCCCAgagtcaaacaaacaaaaacaagaatggTCAGGCGATGGAGGACGATTCTAAGAAGGCCTCCGTGCAGTGTCCCATCTGCTTCAAAGCCTTCAAGAGCAAATACTACCTCAAGGTTCACAACAG GAGGCATACAGGGGAGAAGCCCTTCGGTTGTCTTAAATGTGGAAAACGGTACTACAGGAAGGAGAACCTTTTGATACACGAGATGCGAGACTGTGCTAGTGTGCTG ACATACACCTGCTTCACTTGTTCTTCTACATTTAACACAAAAGAAGCGCTACGATTGCATACTGTCACCCACACAGGAGAAATGCCCCACAAG TGTtcaacatgtcctgaacaaTTTATGTACAAGAAAAACTTGACGGTTCATATGATGAAGGTGCACGGTTACCCCAAACCACATGCA TGTTCCCAGTGTCCCAAAACCTTCTTAACACGTGCGGAGCTGCGTGTGCACGAAGCCGCCAAGCATCGTGGAGAAAAGCCGTTTGTGTGCGAGGAGTGTGGCCATCGGGCATCTAGTAGAAACGGCCTGCAGATGCATATCAAAGCTATCCACAG AAATGAGCGCCCTTTTGTCTGTAACTCGTGTGGCCACGCCTTCTCCCAAAAGAACAACCTCAACATGCATCTGCGTATACACAGTGGCGAGAGGCCATACCAGTGTCACCTCTGCGGGAAAACCTTTAGGACACAAG CCAGTCTGGATAAACACCACCGGACTCACACCGGCGAGCGGCCCTTCGGCTGTGATGTCTGTGAGCAGCGCTTCACAGAGAAAGGCGCTCTTCTCCGACACAAGGCCAGCAAGCACGAGGAAGGCCGCCCCCACTGCTGTCACATCTGCGGTAAAACCTTCAAAG CGAGGGAACAGCTGCGTGTCCACCTGCGTCGTCATAAAGGCATGAGGAAGTTTGAGTGTGTAGACTGCGGCTACAAGTTCACTCGACAG GCACATCTGCGGCGTCACATTCAAATTCACAAGCGCACTGAGAACTACAACCCGCGGCAGAGGAAGCTGAGGAATGTGATTGTGCAAGATGTGGATGGAAGTCCGGTCGAGACCGAAGCTCCCAAATCGGAGGAGGCCTCGCTGATCTGTGACGGGTCCACTCAGGAGTCCACAAACCAAGGAGCTGACCCCTCAACAGGTCTCACCTCTGGCTGCATCGTGAGGGTTGTGATTGAGTCGAGTGAtgcggtgatggaggaggttaTTTCTAACCAGAACTTGGGAGAGGTTGAATCCGCGCAGACCTTTCCTGTGCCGCAAGTGTTGCAGCAAACACAGCTGGTTACCGAGCCCTATGAGTCCACGATAGACATGGAGGGAATTGTTGAGAATTTGTCAGAGAGCAAGACCTGA